From the genome of Henningerozyma blattae CBS 6284 chromosome 8, complete genome:
TGTTAGgacaattttgaaattttactCTTGgtgtaataaaaattattttgatatttagTCAGAATAAGTGTTAGAATTCTTAAAATAGTCTAGCTTATTCACTTTACAGTATGTGTGGGAGTTTATACGATTAGGTGTGAAGATATTAGTAACTTACCAATACCTTATTCTAGCATATCAGCTTTAGAAATAAGGAGACAACAAATGGATATAGCCTGTTGAGCTTCTTAGTGTTCAAGTTATGTTAGGATCTAAAAGTTAATATCATAAAGCTATTAAACTACATTATGATTTCTAAATTGGTCATTGTATATTAAACTATAGTTTGAAAAGAGCTTTTGTTTACCTAATGTTTTAAACAGCCCACTCGTTTTGTTCATTCAGGGGGTTAGTAGATTATATTAGTTTACAATTGTATACAGCTTACAATTTTCTAACCAATTTTTTCTGTAAAAACATTGCGTAATAcgtataataaaatattgcaaaaaaatctagtcttttagaattaatacTGTCATAAGTATAAAACAAGTAATCAAAGTCATAAGTTCTTCTGCGAAATAAATCAACAAGAGGAATCATAGAATAAATTTGTCAGATCTGTAGCAATATGCTAAAAACTGAATATCATCATAATttagagaataattcttttttttattaattgtttgATAGTATAGAAACCTCCTACCCTTTTAAGTAGGAATAACAATtacatataatatataaaatacaaagatTAGGCATCAAATGAAATGTTGGCAATTTATACATTATTTTTGGACGAGAGGTTCAACTCATCGTCGTCTATaggttaaaaaaatttacctAATTAACCTTACAAGAGTTATATATCTCTCATGCTTAGTATAACCTATAGTAGCTACATGATGTACGCTAATTGGCAGCAATGAATTTACTAATTAGGGTTTTTAATAGCAACGTATATTCACGTTATACTCTCTTTTATCTTAAAACAGTATATCCACTGTTGTATGTATAAAGACCATAAATATCTAACGTAAATTAAGTAgcattataaatttaaagataaaggTTAGATAATAGCATTAAAGGTGATAATATATTGTCGGAGCTGTGGCATTATGTGTTATAAGTCGTAGGTTTGTGTTAACAGCTAATGAAGTATGAATTTAGTCGTAATTGTGGCTTTAtacaacaactaataacagcttaatataataaataatccaacATGCATTAAGCATACGTGGCATCACTACTAAAAATACCCAAGCAGTGATATTAAGAAGGTATTAGGATGTGATAggttctattttaatatcagaccATCAATTCGTTGATGGTGGATCTGTccattttttataataatataataattattcaaacagattacttaactaagaattaaactatgagcaacaatattttgaacagttCGACCGCTGGCCATATATAACCATCAGATGTGTGCTTTAAAATAACTTATctgtatttaaatattttagttgttttttgaatttttcataaatatgtaatattatcttttagTGGAAGACCAAAACAATAAAtcttataaaaaatataaatataacgTACAACATGATGTTTTTACAAGGACTGCAACTCTTACAAAGGCTCTCTCTTGATAAactaatatataaaatttatttcatattttgaCATTTGATAACATTAAGAtttctaatgataaaatatcatatgaaaaagtattttcaaatattaagtTAAAACAAGTACAGCGAACAAAtacattttataaaattatattgagTTGTTTCGGGTATACATGTATTTCCCATTATTTAGATATTCTATTTTGgcttaaatttttttggacATGTTTGGTTTTTTTATGTTGTTGTAATTGGAGTCTTTCATTCAGAACCTCCTTAAAAGTTGACTTTGATTTTAAGTGTAAGCCATTTGAATAAGATTTAACTGTTAGTAACATACAGTTTGGATCATTCTTTTGACATGCACATTCATAACTTGACAGAATTGCATCgattgataaaattaaattaaatttttcaatctgTGATAATGATTCGAACGTACAGGTTTTATTGATGAGTTTCCAAATTGGATGTCTTAAATCCCATTGCCAGCCAATCGTAATCTCTTCGTCAATATCAATTGGACGTAACGATTTTAGAACAAATTtaacttcttcatcaaCTGATTTTGAAGTTTGACTGCTAATACTACCATTGGCTTGGATATTTGATAATCTAATAGTGGACATTGTTACATTTGGGTTACAACTCCTTCTGATAAACTTCGTTAGATTGTTATTTGTTTTACAATTTATAAACAAGGGCCAATGGTCatggaaaatatatttaggTTTTGGAACAGCCCACATtctataataattcttgggattagaaatatagttcttttgaaaatcaaTTTCACCAAAAATTTCTTGTAGAAATTCTCCTTCGCCACAAGgactttttaaaaatacgCCCAATTTAGAACTGGCAACGATATTAGTATTGTTATAAGAATTCGTTgttaaatcatcatcatcactgTTATTAGCGCTTCTGTTAGTATTTAAAATCGGGGAAGAAAATATAGAGCTTGTTGATAAAGGCCTTCTTTCCATTGGTATTGGGGTAAAAATGTTAGATGGGTATGAAATGACCCAATCGTCGTTTTTATGAtgtaatataaaattttgaacATATTTGTCTTTGAATATTTGTCTTCTTGgtgtattaatattataattatgatTAGTAGCTTCTGTAGAGTCTATAGTATTAAGAAtgttatttatattatgatgcatattaaaattgctggtattgttgttgttattcGGATGAGTATCAAGATTAACCGAGGAAATAGATGTgagatttttattaataaaattaattgtatCATTGTGATAAGAGTTCGAATGCTTTTGATCGACATTATTCAAAGACAACAAACTAGATGACCCCAAGGAAGATGGTAAACTGGACTTTATCCCATcactattattttcagaGACGTAATTATTGTGTTGGGATGATCCAATTGAAGTAACCGAAACATTGCTTGTTCTCTTTTGGTTATTATTGATAGTTGGATTATTTACATTTGGGGAAGGGTAAGAAGCTAATTGTTTAATTCTatcaatttgtttttcCTTAActaattttgtatttaatCTTCTTGGCTTACAAATATTACAATAATGTACtgtttcaattatttttgaagatttattgTCACACTTACCTGAGTTATCATTCAAAATGCCTGTACTAGAAATTTGGTTTATATGACCAATAatgtaacaatttttatGTTGGAATCTATTACAATGCTGACATTTAATAAGATCTCCATCATCAATATCTAGTTCACAGATACAAGTTATAACAAAATCGTCCTCATCAACAAGATAAGAATCTGGTACTGACCACATGAACATTTCGCTATCGTTCCTATTAGTCAAATTAGTGGGACTGCTATGAGGTgagttttttatttctaaaatgTTAGTAGGGGATAACGAGTTGGAAGCAGTATGAGCAGAACTGGTGTtgttatcattatttttatttattatatctgAAAAAGAGCATGAAGTATTATTTGTGGGTGTTATcgatatattattactcGTACTTTCATTGATTTTCATTCCATTATCTAccatatttgaaatttttaattttgatagaGATTGCGTCTTTCTTTTTGACTTTACTGGCAATGGAATTATAGCAGCAGCAGCCAAAGCATCAGCAGCCAATtgtcttttattttctatcatcaaatttttattttcactTGCAATTAAATTATCCTTAGCTGCTATTGGAACAATTGGATTATTAACATTAGCAATCGTTGGTGCTATTGGATGATTAATAACGCTATTTATTGGAATTGAACCATTTCTCTTTTCCTTAGTAAtgtttaatttataatttttgtcAGTATTGGATTTATCAGTTTTAcctttatcatttttatgtgatagtgataataataaagatgcattttgtaataaagaatattgaTTTTCTGAATTGTAAGATGACATATCTAAGgtaattaaagaaaaacaaatgaaaaaaaaaagttcaaATTAGGATACAAAGAAACAGGAGTTGAAGAAGCtgtgaaaataaaatattattaatgcaGGTTAAAAAGGGAATAGAAAAACAACAATGAATTATGgtaaaaattaagaaagtaaaataacaataaaattaaattaaggaaacaaaaaattgaagTGGGGAGTAAAACAGcgattaaaaatttagaaaaaaaaattggataaattatattcgtaCTATGTACTgagataataaattttaatggaTAGATCAATAGAAATCAGCCTTTGATTCCTTAACTATGTCTTAATATATCTCAAGTTGAAAAtgaacaaaaataaaaaagcgTTAACGACAGGAAGAGTAGGACACTCGGTAAGACACAAAAcaacttttttattagcttaaaaatttttaacaaCTAATAAAGGAATTTTAtgttatttaaataactTATATTGTAGAGCTTTAAAAATAGGGCAAATTTATCTTAGGAGAATTGTACTCAcacataaaaaaaaataaaatcgtTAAcggtaataatattataacaaACAAGGTGAAAGAGAGAGACTATGTACCTTCAACACAGGCCAGATCGTTTGagtttaaatttatcacTTTATGAGAAACTAGTATATCGGACTCAAGCAAAAATACGAGTTTGGCATACGAtttattttagtttttagtttttatttgcttatttgattttaattcagggtaaaatcaaaaataaacttaTAATGTGAGTATAAATCATGTAGCCATTCAATACGAGCCAGAACAAAACAAAGACATAAGATAATGAAAACTTAATTGCTATGCCCTAGTATTTGGATAAACATACAGAAAAAATAGCCATCGGTTTTTACGTAGAATACGAGCATCCTGAACAGGCTTGCACTTTGGCGTATATGGGATAGTTGAAAATCGCCTTACCTCTTTCTCAACACAGTAAAGTCACACTAGATCGATAATTCGATCTTCACATAAACGAATGAGACAATATTCgcaaaaaacaaacaaatgTAACTCAACATAACCAATTAAGTTTGACCTAGAAACTTTTTCCTATTGGACGACCTAACAAATCAATGGGGCTTACTAATTGGACGTACAAGCCAAGCTCCATAAGATCTAAAGTTCCAAAGTTCGTATGCTTCAAAAGGAGACttaattgatatttggCTATTGTATTTCCTACTTCTAATCCACAGTGTTTCTTGTTCTATTTTTCAGTCTATTTCCTGGCCTATTTCTTGGTCTAATTCTTGAAGCTCATCTCGTATAATTGTCTGCTATTAACTCGTTCCTGTTTTCTGTGGGTGACCTTAAACGGTGAAATTTCAATGCGGAACGAAGTTGATTAGAAAAAtggtaaatatttttttaatatgcGCGTTGAACGAGGAAAGTGGCCACCTTCCTATTATGGAATTAATATCCGCAAGTAGAGATAGCACATTCTCTAAACGCTGTAAGCAGAAAGACGCTGGGAGTATGTTTATTGATAGAAAACAAGGTGCTAAGTTAAAGATAAATGGTTGTTTAATATTAGTGTAAGGAGAATAATAACAACTAGCCATATGGACGACAGAGAATGTGTGGAGACCATTTACTGGACAGATATGAATGCACGTTTAGGGACCCTTTAGTAGAAGTTTCAACcctaataaataaaaacgGCAAAAACCCATTAAGATATCAACCTAGGTTATCAATTGTTGGATAAACTTGAGAGAAAATGCGCAACCAAAGAGAATGGATTGTAGCGGCTCCTACAGCAAAGCCTGAGATCTgacaaaatatttggagTAGATCCGGTGCGATGCAATgccaataaaaatacagtAAAATAGTGAACATTGCCTCATTTTTACCTCTTATAGGTAGAACAGCAAAGAAAAGAGTCTAAgatcttaaaaaaaaagggcGATGAGGTGGCAGAGacttagttttttttactgATCTCGTTAATAGTTCTGCAAGTTCAAAATTGTAGGGTGGTTCATCAAATgctaaaattattttattatgcTAAATGAATAACAATAGTTAAGTGTAACAAAGCGGTGCACACTAGCCTTAACATGGAAAGTTCAATAGCCTCAGTATTAATTTCCAAACAAAAAGCAATGATATCCATATGAGTAGGCCATTATACGGCGGTTATTCAGATCTCACTAAATAAAAGCAACAGTTAGGCATAGCAAAATCTAACCACTTATGCAACAGATTCTTGTGAAAAAGTAGATATTCGATTACTCGTTTAAAGTATCCTGGGCCAAGCGTTCTTTTTGACAATTaggtttttttttagaagtAAATGAAAACCTTAGgtagataataatacaagCCAAACCACGAAACATTAATGCATGCCATACAAGTTTCCTACAAATGTGTTGCAATTACTATTTAGTATTCaatgaaattcaaaactGTTTCTAGCTATGTTGCTACTTTAAGTTCCATCGCTATTCAGTTCCTTTAGTTTCGCCTCTTCTGTAGTTTGTAAGTTactaaattttatttttaactttcCTATTAACTGAtttgtaattgattttattaatggCTTTCCTGAAACAATTCTATTATTGTTCTGAAATTTGGTTCCGGTATTTCCCTTTCTCAGAAAATACCATATCAGGAAATACCACTACTAGTTacagaataataatacttatAATTTAAGAATTAATTACGAAATTAATCGAATATTGTCAAGACTCTCTTTGATAAATCAATGTATTGTTCGTGTCGTAAAAGTGTTCATTACTTGGATAACTCTCGGTTGTATGCCGCATGAATCGGTTATGTTAATTCCGATAGCATTACTTTccataaatataatatccTTTAGGATGCTTATGTCAGTGAGTAGTACGCCTCAACATGATTCCCCATTAgtcattttaaattattctaAGAAGGAcatgtattattaatgtttGAAACAAACGGATAAGCAggcaaattcaaaaaaagaataatctCTTGTTCGTTTAGCAAAGATACAAATCTTcgtataaatatttagtaTTTTCAGTTAATACTTCAAATGATTCATCCCAAAATAAAGACAGTTTCTGTtctgaataattattaaaaacaatgattattataagttattatattttctacaAAGTTGAGCTATATATAGCTAGTAATACCTGCTATCTTCCCACTCTTAATTCTAtccaaattataattataaactTGAAACATTCACCTAATTGGAAtggtttttttatttttttttgtagtATATTATCTTTCCTCtagtattatatattttcttgtcTTGCCATTAATACTGGAGTTTGATATGACGATTTATTTAAGATAGGATTTCTGGtttcttcaaatttgaTATCCTTCATAAATTCATTCCCCCTTGGTATACAATTGCTATTAATTGAGTTGGTTTCTTTTCTCATATTGAAGGACTTAATAATACTCtcatcaatatcatcataattttcatcattagtTTCATTACTGATCAAGTGATTGACgaattcattttttgataCATGAATGTAATTACTTTTATTACTTTcgaaattattatgattcTGAATATGACGAAGATGACTATTACTTGTTGCATCAACTAGTTTAGAAATGTTCATTAATGTattttgttcttcttcatcaatatccaaaaaatcaatatcttcttcaatttcgAATTCTTCCATATTTTccatattttcaattttcctATTTGACGTATAAAATTCTTGAGTATTAGTTATACCATTTGTACGACTTCCAAccattctaatattttcttcttcctcaACTTCCCTAATTAGATTCTTATAATTATCATATTCAGTAAATTTTCCATATGCATACTCATATTCGTCTGTATtaccattttcatttgcATGTCTTCTTTGAAGTTCAGTTTCTATATCATttatttcatcttcatcataaTCTTCATATTCTGGATGATTGCCACTactatcaaaataatatttatgtCTATTCTCATCAatctttgtatttttattctttaaacTTGAAATAGCTTTACATTGTTGCAAACTTTCTTCAACATCTCTTGCTATACGATCATCATAATCAACATCATCATAATCGTCCTCTTCATCATCAGCATTATCTTCATCAGGATCaacatcatcatcttcagcatcatcatcttcatcatcctcttcatcatcattgtcattatcatcttcttcctcttcatcatcatcgtcatcatcatcatcatcatctgcTATTTCTTCTGTTTGCTCCCCTTCTTCTTGATCAATATAATTATGATGACGAATTTCCCTCTTTTTAAAGTTTATATCAATGgttgcattattattattttgattaattaaagtaggatcaaaataatcttcattcaaaaattcttttaatgaTAGTTTACGATGATCGTCTTCaatatgatttaaaaatgtattCGTCGGCATATTcccattatttttattaatataagtATTCATGGTATCAATATTgtttg
Proteins encoded in this window:
- the TBLA0H02940 gene encoding uncharacterized protein (similar to Saccharomyces cerevisiae SET4 (YJL105W) and SET3 (YKR029C); ancestral locus Anc_1.256); this encodes MSSYNSENQYSLLQNASLLLSLSHKNDKGKTDKSNTDKNYKLNITKEKRNGSIPINSVINHPIAPTIANVNNPIVPIAAKDNLIASENKNLMIENKRQLAADALAAAAIIPLPVKSKRKTQSLSKLKISNMVDNGMKINESTSNNISITPTNNTSCSFSDIINKNNDNNTSSAHTASNSLSPTNILEIKNSPHSSPTNLTNRNDSEMFMWSVPDSYLVDEDDFVITCICELDIDDGDLIKCQHCNRFQHKNCYIIGHINQISSTGILNDNSGKCDNKSSKIIETVHYCNICKPRRLNTKLVKEKQIDRIKQLASYPSPNVNNPTINNNQKRTSNVSVTSIGSSQHNNYVSENNSDGIKSSLPSSLGSSSLLSLNNVDQKHSNSYHNDTINFINKNLTSISSVNLDTHPNNNNNTSNFNMHHNINNILNTIDSTEATNHNYNINTPRRQIFKDKYVQNFILHHKNDDWVISYPSNIFTPIPMERRPLSTSSIFSSPILNTNRSANNSDDDDLTTNSYNNTNIVASSKLGVFLKSPCGEGEFLQEIFGEIDFQKNYISNPKNYYRMWAVPKPKYIFHDHWPLFINCKTNNNLTKFIRRSCNPNVTMSTIRLSNIQANGSISSQTSKSVDEEVKFVLKSLRPIDIDEEITIGWQWDLRHPIWKLINKTCTFESLSQIEKFNLILSIDAILSSYECACQKNDPNCMLLTVKSYSNGLHLKSKSTFKEVLNERLQLQQHKKTKHVQKNLSQNRISK